The DNA window TTTGTCAAACTCAAATTATGGATACATATGAACATAAACATCAAGAATTAGGGAGTATTGATACTAATGGAGGTATTTATAAAATGGCAAATGATATTGCAAAAACAATATTTAGAGTTATGGCTCAAGAAGGAGTAATCTTCTCTCCTTCAACTTTTAAAACACTTTTAGCAACTTATTTCCAAGAATCTAGATTTGAAATTTCAAAATATAATGCTCTTAGTAAAATTAATGGGTTAAATTATATTAGAGAAAAAGAAATACATGCAGTAGAAGCTTTTCAAGAAGCGATAAAAGAAGCATCTAAAGAATATTATGAAGATCCTATGGGTGTTCCATCTTTATCACCATGGATTACAGTTAGATCTGTTCTTCCAGATTTCTCTGAAAAATTTTATGATTATGTACAAAAGGATAATGTATGAAAAATCATATCTCAGATGAAGACCATAATATAAATAAAAGATTACATAGATTATATCCAGAAGAAATAGCACAAAAGGCTTTGGATAGTATTATTCATTTAATCTATAAATACAAAGAAAGAATAGATTCAAAGGAGTATCATTTAAGCCAAAAAGATATCATTCTTATTACTTATGGAGATCAAGTTTCAAAAAATAGTGAACCAACTCTTCATACATTAAAAGAGTTTATGGATAATCATTTAAAAGGTGTTATAAATTCTATTCATATTTTACCTTTTTATCCATACTCTTCAGATGATGGATTTTCAGTTGTAAATTATTCTGCAGTTGATCCCCATATGGGTTCATGGAGAGAAGTTGAATCATTATCAAGTGAATATAGGATTATGGTTGATGGAGTTATTAATCATATTTCACAATTCTCAGATTGGTTTAAATCCTTTTTAGCAGGTGATAAGTATTTTAAAGATTTCTTTATTGAACTTGATCCCACTACTGATTTAAGTAAAGTCGTACGTCCAAGAGCAACCCCACTTTTACATGAATATCTAGATAATGAGGGGAAAATTCATAATGTTTGGACAACTTTTAGCAAGGATCAAGTTGACTTAAATTATAAAAGTTATAAAGTTTTAAGAAGCGTACTTGCTGCATTATTTTATTATATTGAAAAAGGTGCCACTCTTATAAGACTTGATGCAATTGCCTTTATTTGGAAAGAATTAGGAACACAATGTGTACATTTACCACAGACACATGAGTTGATTCAACTAATGAGGGAAGTAATTCACGAAGTTGCTCCTGAAGTTATTATAATTACAGAGACAAATGTCCCTCATCATGAAAATATTTCATATTTTGGAAGTGGTAATGATGAAGCACAAATGGTTTATAACTTTGCTTTACCTCCACTTTTATTAAACTCTATTGTTTGCTCAAATACAAATAAGTTAACTACTTGGGCTAAGACTTTAGAATTACCTAATGACAAAGTTTGTTTCTTTAACTTTACTGCAAGTCATGATGGAATTGGTCTACGTCCTGTAAAAGGAATATTAAGTGATGAAGAGATTGATACCTTAGAACAAAGAGTAAAAGATCATGGAGGTTTGGTTTCATATAGAGCAGAAGAAGATGGAAGTAAATCAGCTTATGAATTAAACTGTAGTTATATTGATGCA is part of the Poseidonibacter antarcticus genome and encodes:
- a CDS encoding sugar phosphorylase; translated protein: MKNHISDEDHNINKRLHRLYPEEIAQKALDSIIHLIYKYKERIDSKEYHLSQKDIILITYGDQVSKNSEPTLHTLKEFMDNHLKGVINSIHILPFYPYSSDDGFSVVNYSAVDPHMGSWREVESLSSEYRIMVDGVINHISQFSDWFKSFLAGDKYFKDFFIELDPTTDLSKVVRPRATPLLHEYLDNEGKIHNVWTTFSKDQVDLNYKSYKVLRSVLAALFYYIEKGATLIRLDAIAFIWKELGTQCVHLPQTHELIQLMREVIHEVAPEVIIITETNVPHHENISYFGSGNDEAQMVYNFALPPLLLNSIVCSNTNKLTTWAKTLELPNDKVCFFNFTASHDGIGLRPVKGILSDEEIDTLEQRVKDHGGLVSYRAEEDGSKSAYELNCSYIDALSNPKDEQFLRVKRMLVTQATVLAMPGVPGIYFHSLVGSQNYKDGVKHSGINRTINREKYNIDWLENELSTLGSLAKTIFDSYKRMISIRINEDAFNPFTKFVFLELDERVFIIDKFSVNNEDRILALNNYSNEEVTITLPKEIKLPLQDILCSNFCEESSEKKESTITLEPYQVMWLKGKI